One window from the genome of Deinococcus sp. NW-56 encodes:
- a CDS encoding DUF2259 domain-containing protein has protein sequence MRRLLACLGLALLGMAGAGNRLDVERVAFSPDGTRALVVEAGSLDGSGFGAARLWVLSTTTGAVLRRAQAQADSPDPAPVVARLLRQEAGVLKLHALNPVRVARPVYARTFPVMAPVWTEGVEAGTALIRPIRLWSVPVPVSLSVRPVGSSCRWGELLPTGEGPAGFTLTVRDQVIHSDRTLPPGRECAARYALDRAYVQGNRAVFIVRAYTPGFEGPNADVVPVAARLR, from the coding sequence GTGCGCCGCCTGCTCGCGTGTCTGGGGCTGGCCCTGCTGGGGATGGCCGGGGCCGGAAATCGGCTGGACGTGGAGCGGGTCGCCTTTTCCCCGGACGGCACCCGCGCCCTTGTCGTGGAGGCCGGGAGTCTGGACGGCAGCGGCTTCGGGGCCGCCCGGCTGTGGGTGCTCAGCACGACCACGGGGGCAGTGCTGCGCCGCGCCCAGGCCCAGGCGGACTCGCCCGACCCGGCCCCGGTCGTGGCCCGGCTGCTGCGGCAGGAGGCGGGCGTGCTGAAGTTGCACGCCCTGAACCCCGTGCGGGTGGCCCGGCCCGTCTACGCCCGGACTTTCCCGGTGATGGCCCCGGTCTGGACCGAGGGGGTGGAGGCGGGCACCGCCCTGATTCGCCCTATTCGGCTCTGGAGCGTTCCGGTGCCCGTCAGCCTGAGCGTGCGCCCGGTGGGGTCGAGCTGCCGCTGGGGTGAGCTGTTGCCGACCGGGGAAGGGCCTGCTGGATTCACCCTGACCGTGCGTGATCAGGTCATTCACAGCGACCGCACGCTTCCGCCGGGGCGCGAATGCGCCGCCCGTTATGCCCTCGACCGCGCTTACGTGCAGGGCAACCGCGCGGTCTTCATCGTGCGGGCCTACACGCCGGGCTTTGAGGGGCCGAACGCGGACGTGGTGCCGGTAGCGGCGCGGCTGCGGTAA
- a CDS encoding protease complex subunit PrcB family protein: MTRTFFLTLALGAGTLAAAQGVNAIPATPLSAPSQTTPVQTTPPRAATYPSGYTAAQLQAAAAALQGLPGLTALELDPAQGRLRVTVGTAVQRVAVLQRLTQAGLPTGVVTFTANATGGATGTVTETPITPSPTPTTPAPVTPPTAAGRVTVTELASGTNAAAFTPAVQVASTQAGLNALYRVAYGNQTGVPAAPALRSGETVVAVFLGQRPTGGYGIRVTGASVQNGTLTLTVEVRAPGEGSITTQAITSPWTLVRVPGTFTRVQLVDAAGRPVQLGSGAGDQTR; encoded by the coding sequence ATGACCCGGACCTTCTTCCTGACCCTGGCCCTGGGCGCGGGCACCCTCGCCGCCGCGCAGGGCGTCAACGCCATTCCCGCCACGCCGCTGAGCGCTCCCAGCCAGACGACCCCGGTGCAGACCACGCCGCCGCGCGCGGCCACCTATCCGTCGGGCTACACGGCCGCCCAGCTTCAAGCGGCGGCGGCGGCGCTCCAGGGGCTGCCCGGCCTGACCGCGCTGGAACTCGACCCGGCCCAGGGCCGCCTGCGCGTGACGGTGGGCACCGCCGTGCAGCGGGTCGCCGTCCTGCAACGGCTGACCCAGGCGGGGCTGCCCACGGGCGTGGTGACGTTCACGGCGAACGCGACGGGCGGTGCGACTGGCACGGTGACCGAGACGCCGATCACGCCTTCTCCCACGCCGACGACCCCCGCTCCCGTGACGCCTCCCACCGCCGCAGGCCGCGTGACCGTCACCGAACTCGCCAGCGGCACCAACGCCGCCGCATTCACTCCCGCCGTGCAGGTCGCCAGCACCCAGGCGGGCCTGAACGCCCTGTACCGGGTCGCCTACGGCAACCAGACGGGCGTCCCCGCCGCCCCCGCCCTACGCTCCGGCGAAACTGTGGTCGCCGTCTTCCTGGGACAGCGGCCCACCGGGGGCTACGGCATCCGGGTGACCGGGGCCAGCGTGCAGAACGGAACCCTGACCCTGACGGTGGAGGTCCGGGCGCCCGGCGAGGGCAGCATCACCACCCAGGCCATCACCAGCCCCTGGACACTGGTGCGGGTGCCGGGGACCTTTACCCGCGTGCAGCTTGTGGATGCGGCGGGCCGCCCCGTTCAACTCGGGAGCGGGGCGGGCGACCAGACCCGCTGA
- a CDS encoding endonuclease, whose amino-acid sequence MDIPRELLEQTQARFLRRDPERAQTLERLSVGGPLAADTETRVEARLTRLGVPLPEARAVAEGQADGLAVAARLPEDTRLPLERVLGANDLVGVAYLDLARAASRAVGRIVLRDSRGRTRGYGTGWLCGPGALLTNHHVLEDAASARTAAVEFDYELRPDGTLRDRVTLNLDPDTLFVTSEALDYSLVAVGGDTSAFGWLPLFGSVGKVLVGEALSIIQHPSGEPKQIALRENRLVDLLPDFLHYETDTAPGSSGSPVFNDAWEVVALHHSGVPRKDAQGRTLRRDGQPVQPGDQDTLIDWIANEGVRISRIVEDLRARAEGASSPLLAGVLSAQRPSVATERQSAGAAPVLDLGSVTVGADGVATVPVTLRLRVGGGEVGRPAPAPSRPYLDPADAEKAAAYYAGLPEGGTPQARFQALSELVTGTHTRTVGYDPADELYPWVDLWPDGKLRSLYSAREHVPEEFIAADRAAQERRVALAAREGLDTEALEGALPYNCEHVVPQSWFGKREPMRGDLHHLFACEPDCNSFRGNTPYFDFPDYGEALRSDCGRREPGEFEPAHGKGAAARATLYFLLRYPGVVRQYAERHLQTLLAWHAADPPGDWERHRNAAIFERQGNRNPLIDCPDWAAGVAFSEGLGR is encoded by the coding sequence ATGGACATTCCGCGTGAGCTGCTGGAGCAGACGCAGGCCCGCTTTCTCCGCCGGGACCCCGAGCGGGCACAGACCTTGGAGCGGCTGAGCGTGGGTGGCCCCCTCGCCGCCGACACGGAGACGCGGGTGGAAGCCCGCCTGACCCGCCTGGGCGTGCCCCTCCCCGAGGCGCGGGCCGTGGCGGAAGGGCAGGCCGATGGGCTGGCGGTCGCCGCCCGGCTCCCCGAGGACACCCGGCTGCCGCTGGAGCGCGTGCTGGGCGCCAACGACCTTGTGGGCGTCGCCTACCTCGACCTCGCGCGGGCGGCGTCGCGGGCGGTGGGGCGCATCGTGCTGCGTGACAGCCGGGGCCGAACGCGCGGCTACGGGACAGGCTGGCTATGCGGCCCCGGTGCCCTGCTCACCAACCACCACGTGCTGGAGGACGCGGCCTCGGCCCGTACCGCCGCCGTCGAGTTCGACTACGAGCTGCGGCCCGACGGTACCCTGCGCGACCGGGTGACGCTGAACCTTGACCCAGACACCCTCTTCGTGACCTCGGAGGCGCTGGACTATTCGCTCGTCGCGGTAGGGGGCGACACGTCGGCCTTCGGGTGGCTGCCCCTCTTCGGCAGCGTGGGCAAGGTGCTGGTGGGCGAGGCGCTGAGCATCATCCAGCACCCCTCCGGCGAGCCCAAGCAGATCGCCCTGCGCGAGAACCGCCTCGTGGACCTGCTGCCCGACTTCCTGCACTACGAGACGGACACCGCGCCGGGGTCGAGCGGCAGCCCCGTGTTCAACGACGCCTGGGAGGTCGTGGCCCTGCACCACAGCGGCGTGCCGCGCAAGGATGCCCAGGGCCGCACCCTGCGCCGTGACGGCCAGCCCGTGCAGCCCGGCGACCAGGACACCCTGATCGACTGGATCGCCAACGAGGGCGTGCGAATCAGCCGCATCGTGGAGGACCTGCGGGCACGGGCGGAGGGGGCCTCCAGTCCCCTGCTGGCAGGCGTGCTGTCGGCCCAGCGGCCCTCCGTGGCGACCGAGCGGCAGAGCGCCGGGGCTGCCCCCGTCCTCGACCTCGGCAGCGTGACCGTGGGGGCAGACGGGGTGGCGACCGTGCCCGTCACCCTGCGGTTGCGGGTGGGGGGCGGGGAGGTAGGCCGCCCGGCTCCGGCCCCCTCCCGCCCGTACCTCGACCCGGCGGATGCGGAGAAGGCAGCGGCGTACTACGCCGGGCTGCCGGAGGGCGGCACTCCCCAGGCCCGCTTTCAGGCCCTCTCCGAGCTGGTGACGGGCACCCACACGCGCACAGTGGGCTACGACCCCGCCGACGAACTCTACCCCTGGGTGGACCTCTGGCCGGACGGGAAGCTGCGCAGCCTCTACTCGGCCCGCGAGCATGTACCCGAGGAATTCATCGCCGCCGACCGCGCCGCACAGGAGCGCCGTGTGGCCCTGGCCGCCCGCGAGGGGCTGGACACGGAGGCGCTGGAAGGGGCGCTGCCCTACAACTGCGAGCATGTGGTGCCGCAGTCGTGGTTCGGCAAACGTGAACCCATGCGCGGGGACCTGCACCACCTCTTCGCGTGTGAGCCGGACTGCAACTCGTTCCGGGGCAATACCCCCTACTTCGACTTTCCCGACTACGGCGAGGCCCTGCGCAGCGACTGCGGGCGGCGCGAGCCCGGCGAGTTCGAGCCCGCGCACGGCAAGGGGGCGGCGGCCCGCGCGACCCTCTACTTCCTGCTGCGCTACCCCGGCGTGGTGCGGCAATACGCGGAGCGGCACCTCCAGACCCTGCTCGCGTGGCACGCCGCCGACCCGCCCGGCGACTGGGAGCGGCACCGCAACGCGGCCATCTTCGAGCGGCAGGGGAACCGCAACCCCCTGATCGACTGCCCGGACTGGGCGGCGGGGGTGGCTTTCAGCGAGGGGCTGGGACGGTAG
- a CDS encoding erythromycin esterase family protein, whose product MCPLPGNSPPPLSAPLSRLEGVQVLGLGEPTHGTAEAFQWKGEVLLALAQSGRLRVLAWECGFATGRLLDAALRGEGDLEAALLAQRFWTWETREILAALTELRDWNLSQQGDRQVRFVGVDVQEPYRGVAELIAAGHAHPALAGLTARGRVEAGSQEARELYEVLREVEAVEPHPERRRLARNARRYVDAYLLEAGYTRLGLRDRFMAQTLLEEGLEKGGLTVFWAHNEHVAVNPDFHGSPAAGFVLREQLGPAYLAVGMLMGEGTFRARDHDAPGHPKPLADLPVGPPAAHHSEALFMGRGDGLHDTRDHPHPGPRRFLGGQYGPDWARREPQVFELARPLSDFDLLVFQERTTPAQPLPATVPAPR is encoded by the coding sequence ATGTGCCCACTGCCCGGAAACTCCCCACCGCCCCTCTCCGCCCCGCTGAGCCGACTGGAGGGTGTGCAGGTGCTGGGCCTGGGGGAACCCACCCACGGCACCGCCGAAGCGTTCCAGTGGAAGGGTGAGGTCCTCCTGGCCCTGGCCCAGTCCGGGCGCCTGCGCGTCTTGGCCTGGGAATGCGGCTTTGCCACTGGCCGCCTGCTGGATGCAGCCCTGCGTGGGGAAGGCGACCTGGAAGCTGCCCTCCTTGCCCAGCGCTTCTGGACCTGGGAAACGCGGGAGATTCTGGCCGCGTTGACCGAACTGCGCGACTGGAACCTGTCTCAGCAGGGAGACCGGCAGGTCCGCTTCGTCGGAGTGGACGTGCAAGAGCCGTACCGGGGAGTCGCCGAACTTATCGCCGCCGGACACGCGCACCCTGCACTCGCCGGGCTGACCGCACGGGGCCGGGTGGAGGCTGGAAGTCAGGAGGCCCGCGAACTTTATGAAGTGCTGCGCGAGGTGGAGGCAGTCGAACCCCACCCAGAGCGCCGCCGCCTCGCCCGCAACGCCCGGCGCTATGTGGACGCCTACCTGCTGGAGGCGGGCTACACCCGCCTGGGCCTGCGCGACCGCTTCATGGCGCAGACGCTGCTGGAGGAGGGGCTGGAGAAAGGCGGCCTGACCGTCTTCTGGGCACACAACGAGCATGTGGCCGTCAATCCCGACTTCCACGGCTCGCCCGCCGCCGGATTCGTGCTGCGCGAACAGCTTGGCCCGGCGTACCTCGCGGTCGGGATGCTGATGGGGGAAGGCACCTTCCGAGCCCGCGACCACGACGCGCCGGGTCACCCGAAGCCGCTGGCCGACCTCCCGGTGGGACCACCCGCCGCTCACCACTCGGAAGCCCTCTTCATGGGGCGGGGGGATGGGCTGCACGACACCCGCGACCATCCCCACCCCGGCCCCCGGCGTTTTCTGGGCGGGCAGTATGGGCCAGACTGGGCGCGGCGGGAGCCGCAGGTCTTCGAGCTGGCCCGGCCCCTGTCCGACTTCGACCTGCTCGTGTTTCAGGAGCGGACCACTCCCGCGCAGCCCCTGCCCGCTACCGTCCCAGCCCCTCGCTGA
- the gatC gene encoding Asp-tRNA(Asn)/Glu-tRNA(Gln) amidotransferase subunit GatC — MIDPVSSAPLDVREVEHLARLARLDLTPQEQGALRSDLGRILGYFEQLRTVDTTGVEEMQRPVSLVNVLRDDVPGEVFAPEVVAALAPEMEGGFIRVPRTVETD, encoded by the coding sequence ATGATTGATCCCGTCAGCTCGGCGCCGCTGGACGTGCGGGAGGTCGAACACCTCGCCCGCCTCGCGCGGCTGGACCTCACCCCGCAGGAGCAGGGCGCCCTGCGCAGCGACCTCGGCCGCATCCTGGGGTACTTCGAGCAGCTCCGCACGGTGGACACCACCGGGGTGGAGGAGATGCAGCGCCCCGTCTCCCTCGTCAACGTCCTGCGCGACGACGTGCCCGGTGAGGTCTTCGCGCCCGAGGTCGTGGCGGCCCTCGCTCCCGAGATGGAGGGTGGATTCATCCGCGTGCCGCGTACAGTGGAGACCGACTGA
- a CDS encoding ComF family protein, producing the protein MGDLLRALLPRPCPGCEAQLGRERGLCPACRATLTPRVETYSPLSSRPTPHLVTLGPYRGVSRRAVRALKFGGARDLAGALGERVAAGVPPEWGVRAVVPVPLHSSRERERGFNQAELLGQAVAAELGVPCVPALRRTRATAQQARLHAAERGANLAGAFQADTRRLPAGPVLLLDDVLTTGHTLLACRDALHAAGAGRVYFAVVAR; encoded by the coding sequence CTGGGCGACCTGCTGCGGGCGCTGCTGCCCCGCCCCTGCCCCGGCTGCGAGGCGCAACTGGGCCGCGAGCGCGGGCTGTGCCCGGCCTGTCGCGCCACGCTCACGCCGCGCGTGGAGACTTACTCGCCCCTCTCGTCCCGGCCCACCCCCCACCTCGTCACCCTGGGGCCGTACCGGGGCGTCTCCCGCCGGGCCGTGCGGGCGCTGAAGTTCGGCGGGGCACGGGACCTCGCGGGGGCGCTGGGGGAGAGGGTGGCGGCGGGCGTGCCGCCGGAGTGGGGGGTGCGGGCGGTCGTCCCCGTCCCCCTCCATTCTTCCCGCGAGCGTGAACGGGGCTTCAACCAGGCCGAGTTGCTGGGTCAGGCGGTCGCCGCGGAGCTGGGCGTTCCCTGCGTCCCTGCCCTGCGCCGCACCCGTGCCACGGCTCAGCAGGCCCGGCTGCACGCGGCCGAGCGTGGGGCCAACCTTGCTGGGGCGTTTCAGGCCGATACGCGGCGGCTCCCGGCTGGCCCAGTCCTTCTGCTGGATGACGTGCTGACCACTGGCCATACCTTGTTGGCCTGCCGCGACGCCTTGCACGCGGCGGGCGCGGGGCGGGTCTATTTCGCGGTCGTCGCCCGCTGA
- the serS gene encoding serine--tRNA ligase yields MLDLKFIRENPEAVRHATKVKGIDLDLDELLNLDREVVASRQRVEALQTERNANAKLVPKASPDERPALIQKGKDLGEELKALEPELRSAEERLRGLLLRVPNIPHPSVPVGKDDSDNVELRREGQLPEFAFTPLDHVELLERQGWSDPERVARVSGSRSYLLKGDAVMLEMAVLMFAVDFLRGRGLTPLSTTALVRPETFVGSGHFPGGEDQVYKVEGDELMLAGTAEVPVNSLYAGEQLSAEQLPLAYAAISAAFRSEAGSAGRDVRGLIRVHEFRKVEQYVLTRADEEEALGWFRTILENAEALLRALELPYRVVQNCTGDMGAGKVLMYDLETWVPSEEKYRETHSCSYLGDWQARRTGLRYRDESGRLVYAHTLNNTGIASPRILVPLLENHQQADGTVRVPAALRPYLGGREVLGVPVRELATA; encoded by the coding sequence ATGTTGGACCTCAAATTCATCCGCGAAAACCCCGAAGCCGTTCGCCACGCCACCAAAGTCAAAGGAATAGACCTGGACCTGGACGAGCTGCTGAACCTCGACCGGGAGGTGGTCGCCTCGCGTCAGCGCGTGGAGGCCCTCCAGACCGAGCGCAACGCGAACGCCAAGCTGGTCCCCAAAGCGTCCCCCGACGAGCGCCCGGCCCTGATTCAGAAGGGCAAGGACCTCGGCGAAGAACTCAAGGCCCTGGAACCCGAGCTGCGCAGCGCCGAGGAGCGGCTGCGCGGGCTGCTGCTGCGGGTGCCCAACATCCCCCACCCGTCGGTCCCGGTGGGCAAGGACGACTCGGACAACGTGGAACTGCGCCGCGAGGGGCAACTGCCCGAGTTCGCCTTCACGCCGCTGGACCACGTTGAATTGCTGGAGCGTCAGGGCTGGAGCGACCCCGAGCGGGTGGCGCGGGTGTCGGGCAGCCGCTCGTACCTCCTCAAGGGCGACGCGGTGATGCTGGAGATGGCCGTGTTGATGTTCGCCGTGGACTTCCTGCGCGGGCGCGGCCTGACGCCCCTCTCGACCACCGCGCTGGTGCGCCCGGAGACCTTCGTGGGGTCGGGCCACTTCCCCGGCGGCGAGGACCAGGTGTACAAGGTGGAAGGCGACGAGCTGATGCTGGCCGGAACCGCCGAGGTGCCCGTGAACAGCCTGTACGCGGGCGAGCAGCTTTCCGCCGAGCAGCTTCCCCTCGCCTACGCCGCGATCAGCGCCGCCTTCCGCTCGGAGGCGGGCTCGGCGGGGCGCGACGTGCGCGGCCTGATCCGGGTCCACGAGTTCCGCAAGGTCGAACAGTACGTGCTGACGCGGGCCGACGAGGAAGAGGCGCTGGGCTGGTTCCGCACCATCCTGGAAAACGCCGAAGCGCTGTTGCGGGCGCTGGAGCTGCCCTACCGGGTCGTGCAGAACTGCACGGGCGACATGGGCGCGGGCAAGGTGCTGATGTACGACCTCGAAACCTGGGTGCCCAGCGAGGAAAAGTACCGCGAGACGCACTCCTGCTCGTACCTGGGCGACTGGCAGGCCCGCCGCACCGGCCTGCGCTACCGCGACGAGTCGGGACGGCTGGTGTACGCCCACACGCTGAACAACACCGGCATCGCCTCGCCGCGCATCCTCGTGCCCCTGCTCGAAAACCACCAGCAGGCTGATGGCACGGTGCGCGTGCCCGCCGCCCTGCGCCCCTACCTCGGCGGGCGTGAGGTGCTGGGCGTCCCCGTGCGGGAACTGGCGACGGCGTAA
- a CDS encoding uridine kinase produces MNIRTELLRRLADRLEAQPPAPVLRVAVDGVDGAGKTTFADELAEVLQARGQTVIRASIDGFHVPRAVRYRRGRTSPWGFYRDSYDLAGLRSALLDPLGPGGSGRYRTAIFDRTTDSPVHQSEEVAPPGSLLILDGLFLHRPELRDVSDDSIFLHVPFEVSVPRGGARGSGYGSPDPHAESNRRYVEGNRLYFREADPERHAGVVVDNADLAAPFVVRLSPVGAPRESTSTAG; encoded by the coding sequence GTGAACATCCGCACCGAACTGCTGCGCCGTCTGGCTGACCGCTTGGAAGCCCAGCCCCCCGCCCCCGTCCTGCGCGTGGCCGTGGACGGCGTGGACGGCGCGGGCAAGACGACCTTCGCGGACGAGCTGGCCGAAGTTCTGCAGGCGAGAGGCCAAACCGTCATTCGAGCCTCGATAGACGGCTTTCACGTTCCCAGGGCCGTGCGCTACCGCCGGGGGCGCACCTCGCCGTGGGGGTTCTACCGGGATTCTTATGATCTCGCGGGCTTGCGGTCGGCGCTGCTGGACCCGCTGGGGCCGGGTGGGTCGGGGCGCTACCGAACGGCGATCTTCGACCGCACCACCGACTCACCCGTGCATCAATCGGAGGAGGTCGCCCCTCCCGGCAGCCTCCTGATTCTCGACGGCCTCTTTCTGCATCGCCCGGAACTGCGGGACGTGTCGGACGATTCTATTTTCCTGCACGTCCCCTTCGAGGTGTCGGTGCCGCGTGGGGGGGCGCGGGGGTCGGGGTACGGCTCGCCCGACCCGCACGCGGAGTCCAACCGGCGCTACGTGGAGGGGAATCGCCTGTATTTCCGCGAGGCCGACCCAGAGCGGCACGCGGGCGTAGTGGTGGACAATGCCGACCTCGCCGCACCCTTTGTCGTGCGGCTCTCACCTGTGGGCGCCCCGCGTGAGTCCACTTCCACAGCCGGGTAA
- a CDS encoding toxic anion resistance protein, which translates to MSADKPGPLTPPDALLQAPEAVAPVKAQEAPDMVPLSPEDRTRLDAMARAFVEDVLHAGTHSPDFKRKLDAVHDLGVPEQRAAAQVSSRMLERPLRATKAGSLAEGSDILKGLTDLRRTVEDLDPGRTPTARGFLRKLPGGRKAVNAMDRYQSAQSHLNAILETLYRSQDELRRDNASIETEKVHLWETMQKLRQYAHVGTAVDEALTVRLHTLEQTDPEKARVVREELLFAVRQRVTDLLTQLAVAIQGYLALDLVRRNNLELIKGVDRATTTTVSALRTAIMVAQALGTQQAVLGQVTAINDTTGKMIGSTASLLRQQSTEIQRQAGSATVDPQIIQQAFREVYGALDAISTYRTQALDRFKDTIQVLGREVSQAQTYLDRERQTAARDVAQGLNVTERGDLKL; encoded by the coding sequence ATGAGTGCTGACAAGCCCGGCCCCCTGACTCCGCCCGACGCCCTGCTGCAAGCGCCCGAGGCGGTGGCCCCGGTAAAGGCGCAGGAAGCCCCGGACATGGTGCCCCTCTCGCCCGAGGACCGCACCCGGCTCGACGCGATGGCGCGGGCCTTTGTGGAGGACGTGCTGCACGCCGGAACGCACAGCCCCGACTTCAAGCGCAAGCTCGACGCGGTGCATGACCTCGGCGTGCCGGAGCAGCGGGCGGCGGCGCAGGTGTCCAGCCGGATGCTGGAGCGGCCCCTGCGGGCGACCAAGGCAGGCTCGCTCGCCGAGGGCAGCGACATCCTGAAGGGCCTGACCGACCTGCGGCGCACGGTGGAAGACCTCGACCCCGGCCGCACGCCCACCGCGCGGGGCTTCCTGCGTAAGCTGCCGGGTGGGCGCAAGGCCGTGAACGCGATGGACCGCTACCAGAGCGCCCAGAGCCACCTCAACGCGATTCTGGAGACGCTCTACCGCTCGCAGGACGAGCTGCGGCGCGACAACGCCAGCATCGAGACGGAGAAGGTCCACCTCTGGGAAACCATGCAGAAGCTGCGCCAGTACGCCCACGTGGGGACGGCGGTGGACGAGGCGCTCACCGTGCGGCTGCACACGTTGGAGCAGACTGACCCCGAAAAGGCCCGCGTGGTGCGCGAGGAACTGCTGTTCGCGGTGCGCCAGCGCGTGACCGACCTGCTGACCCAGCTCGCGGTGGCGATTCAGGGGTACCTCGCCCTCGACCTCGTGCGGCGCAACAACCTCGAACTCATCAAGGGGGTGGACCGGGCGACCACCACGACGGTGAGTGCCCTGCGGACCGCCATCATGGTCGCGCAGGCGCTGGGCACCCAGCAGGCGGTGCTGGGGCAGGTCACCGCGATCAACGACACCACCGGCAAGATGATCGGCTCGACCGCCAGCCTGCTGCGCCAGCAGTCCACCGAGATTCAGCGGCAGGCGGGCAGCGCGACGGTGGACCCGCAGATCATCCAGCAGGCCTTCCGCGAGGTGTACGGGGCGCTCGACGCCATCAGCACCTACCGTACCCAGGCCCTCGACCGCTTCAAGGACACCATTCAGGTGCTGGGGCGCGAGGTCTCGCAGGCGCAGACCTACCTCGACCGCGAACGCCAGACCGCCGCGCGGGACGTGGCGCAGGGGCTGAACGTGACGGAGAGGGGTGACCTGAAGTTGTGA
- a CDS encoding VOC family protein: MTTFSPIPGTSPVQGLHHVTVMASDPQRNIDFYSQTLGQRLVKVTVNFDDPGTYHLYYGDLTGQPGTIMTHFPWPGAKKGVRGNGEVVATAYSAPRGSEGYWETRLREQGFAPTRSERFGQPVLTVEDPDGTWVELVFEDGGAVQPWPASPVPAEHELRGFHSVTAWVRDTGAVRELLVGHLGFTEAGSEADPEGTRTRFRGSGDGVGLYVDVVERPGKPRGTFGAGSIHHVALRTRDDAEQEAYLTGLTEVGYRPTPVQDRQYFHSIYFREPNGVLFEIATDAPGFPDDEPVEELGKHLKLPAWYEDRRATIEAHVPKIVNREYGNTLGSRDLSAAAPVTESGETGIEVHTAGRPLGEARVAAVLLHGRGGTAPDILGLADELNLSAFAYLAPQAPGNTWYPLSFLAPVEQNQPHLDRALATVDAVLTELERQGIPPQKVVLGGFSQGACLALEYASRSGRPLGGVVALSGGLITLDQEGDLSGVPVFMGVAPDDAHIPLSRFQESAAHLRSRGAAVDDRVYPGLGHSVNKDELDAVRAIMQHVAGQV; this comes from the coding sequence GGGGCAGCGGCTGGTCAAGGTGACGGTCAACTTCGACGACCCCGGCACCTACCACCTCTACTACGGCGACCTGACCGGGCAGCCGGGCACGATCATGACCCACTTTCCCTGGCCCGGCGCGAAAAAGGGCGTGCGCGGCAACGGCGAGGTGGTGGCGACCGCCTACAGCGCCCCGCGCGGGAGCGAAGGGTACTGGGAGACCCGGTTGCGCGAGCAGGGCTTCGCGCCGACCCGCTCGGAACGCTTCGGGCAGCCCGTCCTGACGGTGGAAGACCCCGACGGCACCTGGGTGGAACTGGTGTTCGAGGACGGCGGGGCCGTGCAGCCCTGGCCCGCCAGCCCGGTCCCCGCCGAGCATGAACTGCGCGGCTTCCATTCGGTGACCGCCTGGGTGCGCGACACGGGCGCGGTGCGCGAGTTGCTGGTGGGGCACCTGGGCTTCACGGAGGCCGGAAGCGAGGCCGACCCCGAGGGTACCCGCACCCGTTTCCGGGGCAGCGGCGACGGCGTGGGGCTGTACGTGGACGTGGTGGAGCGGCCCGGAAAGCCGCGCGGCACCTTCGGCGCGGGCAGTATCCACCACGTCGCCCTGCGGACCCGTGATGACGCCGAGCAGGAGGCGTACCTGACGGGCCTGACGGAAGTCGGCTACCGACCCACGCCTGTGCAGGACCGCCAGTACTTCCACTCCATCTACTTCCGCGAACCGAACGGCGTGCTGTTCGAGATCGCCACCGACGCGCCCGGCTTCCCCGACGACGAGCCGGTGGAGGAATTGGGCAAGCACCTCAAGCTCCCCGCGTGGTACGAAGACCGCCGCGCGACCATCGAGGCGCACGTGCCGAAAATCGTGAACCGCGAGTACGGCAACACGCTGGGGTCCCGCGACCTGAGCGCCGCCGCGCCCGTCACCGAGTCGGGCGAGACAGGCATCGAAGTGCATACCGCCGGGCGGCCCCTCGGGGAAGCGCGGGTGGCGGCGGTGCTGCTCCACGGGCGGGGGGGAACGGCCCCGGACATCCTGGGCCTTGCGGACGAACTCAACCTCAGCGCCTTCGCCTACCTCGCTCCGCAGGCGCCGGGAAACACGTGGTATCCGCTGTCCTTCCTGGCCCCGGTGGAGCAGAACCAGCCTCACCTCGACCGGGCGCTGGCGACGGTGGACGCGGTGCTGACCGAGCTGGAGCGTCAGGGCATTCCGCCGCAGAAGGTGGTGCTGGGCGGCTTCTCGCAGGGCGCCTGCCTCGCGCTGGAGTACGCCAGCCGTTCCGGGCGGCCCCTGGGGGGCGTGGTGGCCCTCAGCGGCGGGCTGATCACGCTCGACCAAGAGGGCGACCTGTCGGGGGTCCCGGTCTTTATGGGCGTGGCCCCCGACGACGCCCACATCCCCCTCTCGCGCTTCCAGGAGAGCGCCGCGCACCTGCGCTCGCGGGGGGCGGCGGTGGACGACCGGGTGTATCCGGGACTGGGGCACTCGGTCAACAAGGACGAGCTGGACGCGGTGCGGGCGATCATGCAGCATGTGGCGGGACAGGTGTAA